In a genomic window of Streptomyces sp. NBC_01231:
- a CDS encoding IclR family transcriptional regulator, which yields MVTKAQPGTGERGGPDTTAPTIQTVQRAALILGSFTVGKPHMSLNEITARLGASKATAHRYTKALRAANLLRYDERTSLYSLGPQVLTLASAARAGLPIVAAAEPYMEDLVRRIDETIVLSVWDGESPTVVRSVDNTDHMVRISVRVGSRLDLTSSAQGRIFLTFLPPDQVPTLPRSVRKSSELTEELDAIRRHGLSVNSPAVNGVRTIAAPIFEGDEISGTLAVVGTTATVPDDVDSPMAKALLETTRALSQRLGNSDGGPTSD from the coding sequence ATGGTCACGAAGGCGCAGCCCGGCACCGGCGAGCGAGGCGGTCCCGACACGACCGCGCCGACCATCCAGACGGTGCAGCGTGCGGCGCTGATTCTCGGCTCGTTCACGGTCGGCAAGCCGCACATGAGTCTCAATGAGATCACCGCACGTCTCGGGGCGAGCAAGGCGACCGCGCACCGCTACACGAAGGCGCTGCGGGCGGCGAACCTGCTGCGGTACGACGAGCGCACCTCGCTCTACTCCCTCGGCCCCCAGGTGCTCACGCTCGCTTCGGCAGCGCGGGCCGGCCTGCCGATCGTCGCCGCCGCCGAGCCGTACATGGAGGATCTGGTCCGGCGTATCGACGAGACGATCGTCCTGTCGGTCTGGGACGGGGAGTCGCCGACGGTGGTGCGCTCGGTGGACAACACCGACCACATGGTGCGCATCAGCGTCCGGGTCGGCTCGCGTCTCGACCTCACCTCCTCGGCACAGGGACGGATCTTCCTCACGTTCCTGCCTCCGGACCAGGTACCGACGCTGCCGCGCTCGGTCCGCAAGTCGTCCGAGCTCACCGAGGAGCTCGACGCCATCCGGCGGCACGGGCTGTCGGTCAACTCCCCCGCCGTCAACGGGGTCCGTACCATCGCGGCGCCGATCTTCGAGGGCGACGAGATCAGCGGGACACTCGCGGTCGTCGGCACGACGGCGACCGTCCCTGACGACGTCGACTCACCGATGGCCAAGGCGCTGCTGGAGACCACCCGCGCGCTGTCGCAGCGGCTCGGCAACTCGGACGGCGGACCTACCTCCGACTGA
- a CDS encoding fumarylacetoacetate hydrolase family protein: MVTTQSGLGRIEDGAIALLDTAFPHVGAVLAQDGSLRSLASCAVRRRIPLDQATIVAPLGRPRAVWGVGLNYVSKAARAGRGLPEQPILYLAASSAVLAPGAQVMIPRAATEPDYEGEIAVVVGRRLYQASESEIWPAIAGITAANDMTARDVMRTTAVPALAKSYPGFTPLGASIRTPDDLADREAIRVRTRVNGELVQDDTSAGMIFAIADLLSRLSWFAALEPGDVVLTGTPAGTGQDRACFLADGDEVRVEVDGVLPLVTRIVRPAHTSPRHPRLTEPVS, from the coding sequence GTGGTGACGACACAGTCCGGCCTGGGCCGGATCGAGGACGGGGCCATCGCCCTGTTGGACACGGCATTTCCGCACGTCGGCGCGGTCCTCGCGCAGGATGGCTCGCTACGGAGCCTGGCGTCCTGCGCGGTGCGCCGGCGGATCCCGCTCGACCAGGCCACGATCGTGGCGCCGCTGGGCCGTCCCCGCGCGGTGTGGGGCGTCGGGCTCAACTACGTGTCGAAGGCGGCCCGGGCCGGCCGGGGACTGCCCGAGCAGCCGATCCTGTACCTGGCCGCGTCGTCCGCCGTCCTCGCCCCGGGCGCGCAGGTGATGATCCCGCGGGCCGCGACCGAACCCGACTACGAAGGGGAGATCGCGGTCGTCGTCGGACGCCGGCTGTACCAGGCGTCCGAGTCGGAGATCTGGCCCGCGATCGCCGGCATCACCGCGGCCAACGACATGACGGCACGTGACGTCATGCGCACCACGGCGGTGCCCGCCCTGGCCAAGAGCTACCCAGGGTTCACGCCGCTCGGCGCATCGATCCGCACCCCCGACGACCTCGCCGATCGCGAAGCGATCCGGGTACGGACCCGGGTCAACGGCGAGCTCGTGCAGGACGACACGAGCGCCGGGATGATCTTCGCGATCGCCGATCTGCTCAGCCGCCTGTCGTGGTTCGCCGCGCTGGAACCCGGCGACGTCGTCCTCACCGGAACCCCGGCCGGCACCGGCCAGGACCGCGCGTGCTTCCTCGCTGACGGCGACGAGGTGCGGGTCGAGGTGGACGGTGTACTGCCGCTCGTCACCCGCATCGTGCGTCCCGCTCACACCTCACCGCGCCACCCCCGGCTGACCGAACCGGTCAGCTGA
- a CDS encoding amidohydrolase family protein: protein MPISSASSYDLVLAGGTVIDPASGTNARLDVAVTGDRIAAIGEGLSAGAARTIDVTGSTVLPGLVEGHTHIFQYVSAVGAPAEEAHLRRGVVAAADAGTAGASTFAAFRKLVVEANPLRIVNFLNVSVLGLIDFRFGELLNPDTLVPEDALATAEAHPDIVRGFKIRLSEDVVGENWESLLKKSVALAEQAGLPLMVHIGETEEPVPVVLDYLRPGDIVAHCYTGKPNGILDGDLVHPAVMAARERGVLFDSAHGKSNLSFEVARRAIADGFLPDVLSSDTSARNWRGPVFDLLTSISKLVALGAPLEECVRRATVAPAQLLGLDVEGYGRLEVGGRADVTVVNWTDEVTLPDAAGNTIVAPRLEPTVVLHGGAEIDVVPWRGLPTA from the coding sequence ATGCCCATCTCCTCCGCGTCGTCCTACGACCTCGTCCTGGCCGGCGGCACCGTCATCGATCCGGCGTCGGGCACCAACGCCCGGCTCGACGTGGCGGTCACCGGTGACCGCATCGCGGCGATCGGGGAAGGCCTGTCGGCGGGCGCGGCCCGCACGATCGACGTCACCGGCTCCACCGTGCTGCCGGGCCTGGTCGAGGGCCACACTCACATATTCCAGTACGTCTCCGCCGTCGGCGCCCCGGCCGAGGAGGCCCACCTGCGCCGTGGCGTCGTCGCCGCGGCGGATGCCGGTACGGCCGGCGCCTCGACGTTCGCGGCCTTCCGTAAGCTGGTGGTCGAGGCGAACCCGCTGCGCATCGTCAACTTCCTCAACGTCTCGGTGCTGGGCCTGATCGACTTCAGGTTCGGCGAGCTGCTCAACCCCGACACCCTGGTCCCCGAGGACGCGCTCGCGACCGCCGAGGCCCACCCCGACATCGTGCGCGGCTTCAAGATCCGCCTGTCCGAGGACGTCGTCGGCGAGAACTGGGAGTCGTTGCTGAAGAAGTCCGTGGCGCTGGCCGAACAGGCCGGACTGCCGCTGATGGTGCACATCGGCGAGACCGAGGAGCCGGTGCCCGTCGTCCTGGACTACTTGCGCCCCGGCGACATCGTGGCGCACTGCTACACCGGCAAGCCGAACGGCATCCTCGACGGCGACCTGGTGCACCCCGCAGTCATGGCGGCCCGGGAGCGCGGCGTGCTGTTCGATTCCGCCCACGGGAAGAGCAACCTCAGCTTCGAGGTGGCGCGCCGGGCAATCGCCGACGGGTTCCTGCCCGACGTCCTCAGCTCCGACACCAGCGCCCGCAACTGGCGTGGCCCGGTGTTCGACCTGCTCACCAGCATCTCCAAGCTGGTCGCGCTCGGAGCGCCGCTGGAGGAGTGCGTCCGGCGGGCCACCGTCGCTCCCGCACAACTGCTCGGGCTCGATGTCGAGGGCTACGGGCGCCTGGAGGTCGGAGGGCGGGCCGACGTCACGGTCGTCAACTGGACCGACGAGGTCACCCTGCCCGACGCGGCGGGCAACACGATCGTCGCGCCGCGCCTGGAGCCGACCGTCGTGCTCCACGGCGGCGCCGAGATCGACGTCGTGCCGTGGCGCGGTCTGCCGACGGCGTGA
- a CDS encoding nuclear transport factor 2 family protein, producing the protein MGFVLKDTRAAVEAYLAALNAHDADAVAACVAEDFVNEHTSAMGQSRRGRAEYRAALTGFLENFGDLHYVLESFLVDAESAAVPYVMTFRMRSAGDRPVRVRGVFVFTVADGLITRRTDYWDSGEVQRQLA; encoded by the coding sequence GTGGGGTTCGTCCTGAAGGACACCCGCGCCGCCGTCGAGGCGTACCTCGCGGCGTTGAACGCGCACGACGCCGACGCCGTGGCCGCCTGCGTGGCCGAGGACTTCGTCAACGAGCACACGTCGGCCATGGGCCAGAGCCGCAGGGGCCGCGCCGAGTACCGGGCCGCGCTGACCGGGTTCCTCGAGAACTTCGGGGACCTGCACTATGTGCTCGAGAGCTTCCTCGTGGACGCCGAGTCGGCCGCCGTGCCGTACGTCATGACGTTCCGGATGCGTTCGGCGGGCGACCGCCCCGTACGCGTGCGCGGGGTCTTCGTGTTCACCGTCGCCGACGGTCTCATCACGCGCCGCACGGACTACTGGGACAGCGGCGAGGTGCAGCGGCAGCTCGCCTGA
- a CDS encoding cupin domain-containing protein, whose protein sequence is MTTRNAALFSTVLNWDELPVTQVRPGVRRRVYATDEMMICHHELDIGMTLNPHRHEEFDQLVHIAEGRATYYVDGVAHDMRAGSFLLVPRGSEHYVEPTEAPCVNIDFFVPPRADLLP, encoded by the coding sequence GTGACCACACGCAACGCGGCGCTGTTCAGCACCGTCCTGAACTGGGACGAGCTGCCCGTGACCCAGGTGCGGCCGGGGGTCCGCCGTCGCGTCTACGCGACGGACGAGATGATGATCTGCCACCACGAGCTCGACATCGGCATGACGCTGAACCCGCACCGGCACGAGGAGTTCGACCAGCTGGTCCATATCGCCGAGGGGCGTGCGACCTACTACGTGGACGGTGTCGCGCACGACATGCGTGCGGGGTCGTTCCTGCTGGTTCCCCGCGGCAGCGAGCACTACGTGGAGCCGACGGAGGCCCCCTGCGTGAACATCGACTTCTTCGTCCCGCCGAGGGCCGACCTGCTTCCCTGA
- a CDS encoding aldolase/citrate lyase family protein, producing the protein MSVGDVHLLRRRLRAALTMGRPAVGTFVKLASPDVVELAEAARFAFVVVDLEHSTLTEQNAVDLVRHAHACGLPALVRVPEVDAPAVNRLLEAGAAGIQVSMLTRVAQAEALVAATRFAPAGRRSVSLANRAARFGATPLAAFLRGEQDDPPVLVGQIETARTDPLPDLLAPLDVCFVGSTDLAVDLGLPTDLAVLRAAVDQVREAARLAAVAFGGWVPARGAAADLGLSDADYLVVGSDLQMLAAALRAAAGEENQ; encoded by the coding sequence ATGAGCGTCGGTGACGTCCACCTGTTGCGGCGCCGGCTGCGTGCGGCCCTGACCATGGGGCGACCCGCCGTCGGTACGTTCGTCAAGCTGGCGTCGCCCGACGTGGTGGAACTGGCCGAGGCGGCACGGTTCGCGTTCGTGGTCGTCGACCTCGAACACTCCACCCTCACCGAGCAGAACGCCGTCGACCTGGTGCGCCACGCGCACGCGTGCGGCCTGCCGGCCCTCGTCCGCGTACCCGAGGTGGACGCCCCCGCCGTCAACCGGCTGCTGGAGGCCGGGGCGGCGGGTATCCAGGTGTCCATGCTCACCCGCGTCGCCCAGGCCGAGGCACTCGTGGCGGCGACCCGGTTCGCGCCCGCCGGCCGCCGGTCGGTCAGCCTGGCCAACAGGGCCGCCCGGTTCGGTGCGACCCCGCTGGCCGCATTCCTGCGCGGTGAGCAGGACGACCCGCCGGTGCTGGTCGGCCAGATCGAGACGGCACGGACCGACCCTCTGCCGGATCTGCTCGCCCCTCTCGACGTGTGCTTCGTCGGCAGCACCGACCTCGCGGTCGACCTGGGCCTGCCGACCGACCTCGCGGTGCTGCGCGCCGCGGTGGACCAGGTGCGCGAGGCCGCCCGCCTGGCGGCGGTGGCGTTCGGCGGCTGGGTGCCGGCCCGGGGCGCCGCCGCGGACCTGGGCCTGAGTGACGCCGACTACCTGGTCGTCGGCTCCGACCTTCAGATGCTGGCGGCCGCCCTGCGCGCGGCGGCCGGAGAGGAAAACCAGTGA
- a CDS encoding NAD(P)/FAD-dependent oxidoreductase, with translation MSGLPTATGAGPEVSVDLLVIGAGPTGLYGAYYAGFRGMSVAVADALPEVGGQITALYPEKLVYDVAGFPTVRGQDLVDRLAEQAGRWNPAYLLGHGVTGLDDAGDHIVATTDAGARITAGAVLVCGGIGNFVPRELPVGSDYVGRGLRYFVPRLDELAGQDVVVVGGGDSALDWTLSLEPIASSVTVVHRRTRFRAHERTVEQVHASSVRVLTPYEVEKISGDGSVSEVVVAGPDGDRISLPAQSVVAALGFIADLGPIERWGLELRRRRILVDRTMRTSRQRVFAAGDIADHDGKVSLISIGFGEAALAVNHIASLLDPARPLTPGHSSDA, from the coding sequence GTGAGCGGCTTGCCGACCGCCACGGGCGCCGGCCCCGAGGTGTCCGTCGACCTGCTGGTCATCGGCGCCGGCCCGACGGGGCTGTACGGCGCGTACTACGCCGGCTTCCGCGGCATGAGCGTCGCGGTCGCCGACGCCCTGCCCGAAGTCGGCGGCCAGATCACCGCGCTGTACCCCGAGAAGCTCGTCTACGACGTGGCCGGCTTCCCTACCGTACGCGGCCAGGACCTGGTGGACCGGCTGGCCGAGCAGGCCGGGCGGTGGAACCCCGCCTACCTGCTCGGGCACGGGGTCACCGGCCTCGACGACGCGGGCGACCACATCGTCGCCACCACCGACGCCGGCGCGCGGATCACCGCGGGGGCGGTGCTCGTCTGCGGCGGGATCGGCAACTTCGTCCCCCGCGAGCTCCCCGTGGGCTCCGACTACGTGGGCCGGGGGCTGCGGTACTTCGTGCCGCGGCTGGACGAACTCGCCGGACAGGACGTCGTGGTGGTCGGCGGCGGGGACTCCGCGCTGGACTGGACGCTGTCGCTGGAGCCGATCGCCTCGTCAGTGACGGTGGTGCACCGGCGCACGCGGTTCCGGGCCCACGAACGCACCGTCGAGCAGGTGCACGCGTCCTCCGTGCGCGTCCTGACGCCCTACGAGGTCGAGAAGATCTCCGGCGACGGGTCGGTGTCGGAGGTCGTGGTCGCGGGCCCGGACGGCGACCGGATCAGCCTGCCCGCCCAGTCCGTCGTCGCCGCGCTCGGCTTCATCGCCGATCTCGGACCGATCGAGCGATGGGGACTGGAACTGCGCCGCCGGCGCATCCTCGTCGACCGCACGATGCGCACGAGCCGGCAGCGCGTCTTCGCGGCCGGGGACATCGCCGACCACGACGGCAAGGTCAGCCTCATCTCGATCGGCTTCGGCGAGGCGGCACTCGCCGTCAACCACATCGCCTCCCTGCTCGACCCGGCGCGCCCGCTCACGCCGGGACACTCCTCCGATGCGTGA
- a CDS encoding ferredoxin family protein produces the protein MPYVITQACLDVMDKSCMEECPADCIYEGDRMLYIQPDECVECGRCEPVCPQISIFHHEDLPAQAEQSQRVNAEFFTLEITGAEPLGSPGGARKIGRVGHDHPEVGA, from the coding sequence GTGCCGTACGTCATCACTCAGGCATGTCTCGACGTCATGGACAAGTCGTGCATGGAGGAGTGCCCGGCCGACTGCATCTACGAGGGCGACCGGATGCTCTACATCCAGCCCGACGAATGCGTCGAGTGCGGGCGCTGCGAACCTGTCTGCCCGCAGATCTCGATCTTCCACCACGAGGACCTGCCGGCTCAGGCGGAGCAGTCCCAGCGCGTCAACGCCGAGTTCTTCACCCTCGAAATCACCGGAGCCGAACCGCTCGGATCGCCCGGCGGCGCACGCAAGATCGGCCGGGTCGGCCACGACCACCCGGAGGTGGGAGCGTGA
- a CDS encoding VOC family protein produces the protein MATGLTSARWTHVALPTGDLDKAIAFYTTLTPLVVVERFKDADGESVWLSNDQQAETPFVLVLVSFNKDKGNQLGLLHPFAHLGIEVPAREDVDALADRARELGCLHWEPRQMPEPVGYICALKDPDGNVVEISHDQRVFDSVRQKWGSS, from the coding sequence GTGGCCACCGGTCTCACCTCGGCACGCTGGACTCATGTCGCGCTGCCGACCGGCGATCTCGACAAGGCGATCGCTTTCTACACCACGCTGACTCCGCTGGTCGTGGTCGAGCGGTTCAAGGACGCCGACGGCGAGAGCGTCTGGCTCTCCAACGACCAGCAGGCCGAGACGCCGTTCGTCCTCGTCCTGGTGTCCTTCAACAAGGACAAGGGCAACCAGCTGGGCCTGCTGCACCCGTTCGCGCACCTCGGCATCGAGGTGCCGGCGCGGGAGGACGTCGACGCGCTCGCGGACCGGGCCCGCGAGCTCGGCTGCCTGCACTGGGAGCCCCGGCAGATGCCCGAGCCCGTCGGCTACATCTGCGCTCTGAAGGACCCCGACGGCAACGTCGTCGAGATCTCCCACGACCAGCGGGTCTTCGACTCGGTCCGCCAGAAGTGGGGTTCGTCCTGA